A single genomic interval of Sinorhizobium meliloti harbors:
- the ccoO gene encoding cytochrome-c oxidase, cbb3-type subunit II, translated as MRELIHRKLERTAIGFVLAIILAASVGGIVEIAPLFTIDETVEDVEDMRLYTPLELAGRNIYIREGCYACHSQMIRTLRDEVERYGPYSLAVESKYDHPMLWGSKRTGPDLARVGGKYSDFWHVAHLTNPRDVVPESNMPAYAWLARTPLRLDDLGLHLEAQRSVGVPYTDEMIENAAQDAFGQAMPDSEQASGVTERYGEETQVSAFDGVATRVTEMDALVAYLQVLGRLTKAAYQNTAAPEQVPDPAD; from the coding sequence ATGCGCGAACTTATCCATCGAAAGCTCGAGCGGACGGCGATCGGTTTCGTGCTGGCGATCATCCTGGCGGCCAGTGTCGGCGGCATCGTGGAGATCGCTCCGCTGTTCACAATTGACGAGACCGTCGAGGACGTCGAGGACATGCGGCTCTACACGCCGCTGGAGCTCGCCGGCCGCAACATCTATATCCGCGAGGGCTGCTATGCCTGCCACAGCCAGATGATCCGCACGCTGCGCGACGAGGTCGAGCGCTACGGCCCGTATTCGCTGGCGGTCGAATCCAAATATGATCACCCGATGCTGTGGGGGTCGAAGCGAACCGGACCGGATCTCGCCAGGGTAGGAGGCAAATATTCCGATTTCTGGCATGTAGCCCATCTCACCAACCCGCGCGACGTCGTGCCGGAGTCGAACATGCCGGCCTATGCCTGGCTGGCGCGGACACCATTGCGCCTGGATGACCTCGGTCTTCATCTGGAGGCGCAGCGAAGCGTCGGAGTGCCCTATACCGACGAAATGATCGAGAACGCCGCGCAGGACGCCTTCGGCCAGGCCATGCCCGACAGCGAGCAGGCGTCGGGCGTCACCGAACGATATGGCGAGGAGACCCAGGTCAGCGCCTTCGACGGGGTGGCAACACGGGTCACGGAAATGGATGCGCTCGTCGCCTATCTGCAGGTCCTCGGACGGCTGACAAAGGCGGCGTACCAGAACACGGCAGCGCCGGAACAGGTACCCGATCCAGCCGATTGA
- a CDS encoding cbb3-type cytochrome c oxidase subunit 3: MDVTHETLVEAAKSWGLFYLIGFSICVIVYTFWPANRDRFDRAKKAILDKDDQPWT; this comes from the coding sequence ATGGACGTGACGCACGAGACACTGGTGGAGGCGGCGAAAAGCTGGGGGCTCTTCTATCTCATCGGATTCTCGATCTGCGTCATCGTCTACACGTTCTGGCCGGCTAACCGCGACCGTTTCGATCGCGCCAAGAAGGCGATTCTCGACAAGGATGATCAGCCATGGACGTAG
- the ccoP gene encoding cytochrome-c oxidase, cbb3-type subunit III: MDVEEVDPISGRKTTGHEWNGIKELDTPVPRGVLLFLVITHVFALIWWVLLPTWPLGTTYTKGLLGIDERDVVEEKLTAAAAARATWENQIDTLSYDEIRADERLMATVRSTGHQLFGDNCAVCHGVDGKGRSNYPDLTDDDWLWGGGPEDIEQTLRVGINTRHPESRVGQMPSFGRDQMLERNQVRDVAAYVYSLTNPQYSTPENIGRIEAGREVFLTTCAACHGEDARGSRAVGAPNLTDAYWIYGGSMQTIIESVHGGRQGHMPTWDERLTPAEIKILALYVNALGVEKP; this comes from the coding sequence ATGGACGTAGAAGAAGTCGATCCAATCAGCGGCCGGAAGACCACCGGGCATGAGTGGAACGGCATCAAGGAGCTCGACACCCCGGTTCCGCGCGGAGTGCTGCTTTTCCTCGTCATCACTCATGTCTTCGCGCTTATCTGGTGGGTTCTGCTGCCCACGTGGCCGCTGGGCACCACCTACACCAAGGGCCTGCTTGGGATCGACGAGCGCGACGTTGTCGAGGAAAAACTAACCGCCGCGGCTGCCGCCAGAGCGACCTGGGAGAACCAAATCGATACGCTCTCCTACGACGAGATAAGGGCGGACGAACGCCTTATGGCGACGGTGCGCTCAACCGGCCATCAACTCTTCGGCGACAACTGCGCCGTTTGCCACGGCGTCGACGGAAAGGGTCGCAGCAACTATCCGGATTTGACCGATGACGACTGGCTTTGGGGCGGCGGACCGGAGGATATTGAGCAGACTCTGAGGGTTGGCATCAACACCAGGCACCCTGAGAGCCGCGTCGGGCAGATGCCCTCGTTCGGACGCGACCAGATGCTCGAACGCAATCAGGTCCGTGATGTCGCCGCTTACGTCTATTCGCTCACCAATCCCCAATACTCCACGCCGGAGAACATTGGCCGGATCGAGGCGGGTAGAGAAGTGTTCCTCACCACTTGCGCCGCCTGCCACGGCGAAGACGCGAGAGGCAGTCGGGCGGTCGGCGCTCCGAACCTGACCGATGCCTATTGGATCTACGGCGGCTCGATGCAAACCATCATCGAGTCGGTCCATGGCGGACGCCAGGGCCACATGCCGACATGGGACGAGCGGCTGACACCGGCGGAGATCAAGATCCTGGCCCTCTATGTCAACGCGCTGGGCGTGGAGAAGCCGTGA
- a CDS encoding DUF2189 domain-containing protein, which yields MSGTRKLQRWVGEVSGIEETWNPKWQRHLPAQAPFEWLAKGWRDLITFPMLSLSYGITVFVVSFLIIWLLFATGRDYFLFPAVAGFMIIAPLLATGLYLKSSRLERSEPVTLGSMLRVRPVAGAQVFFTGLLLCMLMLLWMRAAVLIYALFFGVRPFPGLGHVTQLLLTTPTGWAMLAVGIFIGALFAGFSFAISVFSIPMLLDQRIDAFTAMGISVALVWNNLRPMLVWGAIVLGLFLVSVATGLIGLVVIFPLLGHATWHAYKAVH from the coding sequence ATGTCTGGAACTCGAAAGTTACAGCGTTGGGTAGGCGAGGTCTCAGGCATAGAGGAGACCTGGAACCCGAAATGGCAGCGCCATTTACCGGCCCAGGCGCCCTTCGAGTGGTTGGCGAAAGGTTGGCGTGACCTGATCACTTTCCCGATGCTCAGCCTGAGCTACGGGATAACCGTCTTCGTCGTTTCCTTCCTGATCATCTGGCTCCTCTTCGCGACCGGACGCGACTATTTCTTGTTCCCCGCCGTTGCAGGTTTCATGATCATCGCGCCGCTCCTCGCCACGGGCCTTTACCTGAAGAGCTCGCGCCTCGAGCGCTCCGAGCCGGTCACTCTTGGGAGCATGCTCCGCGTCAGACCGGTGGCCGGCGCCCAGGTGTTCTTCACGGGGCTTCTGCTCTGCATGCTCATGCTGCTCTGGATGCGTGCGGCCGTGCTCATCTATGCCTTGTTTTTTGGAGTTCGGCCGTTTCCGGGCCTAGGGCATGTCACGCAACTGCTTCTGACGACGCCGACCGGTTGGGCCATGCTTGCAGTCGGCATTTTCATAGGCGCGCTTTTTGCGGGCTTTTCCTTTGCTATAAGCGTGTTCTCCATCCCGATGCTTCTGGACCAGCGCATCGATGCGTTCACGGCAATGGGGATCAGCGTGGCGCTTGTCTGGAACAATCTCCGTCCGATGCTCGTCTGGGGCGCGATTGTGCTTGGACTGTTCCTGGTAAGCGTCGCCACCGGGCTGATCGGTCTGGTCGTGATCTTCCCCTTGCTCGGGCATGCAACGTGGCACGCCTACAAGGCGGTGCACTAG